The Theropithecus gelada isolate Dixy chromosome 11, Tgel_1.0, whole genome shotgun sequence genome includes a region encoding these proteins:
- the KRT72 gene encoding keratin, type II cytoskeletal 72 isoform X1: protein MSRQLTRFPGEERLGFSGCSAVLSGLNGSSSASFRAGVKGLASFGSKSLFCLGGSRRLALSAAAGRGGGRLGGFVGTVFGSAGLGPACPSVCPPGGIPQVTVNKSLLAPLNVELDPEIQRVRAQEREQIKALNNKFASFIDKVRFLEQQNQVLETKWNLLQQLDLNNCRKNLEPIYEGYISNLRKQLETLSGDRVRLDSELRNMQDLVEDYKKRYEVEINRRTAAENEFVVLKKDVDAAYMNKVELQAKVDSLTDEIKFFKCLYEGEIAQIQSHISDTSVILSMDNNRNLDLDSIIAEVCAQYEEIALKSKAEAETLYQTKIQELQVTAGQHGDDLKLTKAEISELNRLIQRIRSEIGNVKKQCANLETAIADAEQRGDCALKDARAKLDELEGALHQAKEELARMLREYQELMSLKLALDVEIATYRKLLEGEECRMSGEYPNSVSISVISSTSAGAGGAGFSMGFGTSSSYSYKTAAADVKTKGSCGSELKDPLAKTSGSSCATKKSSR, encoded by the exons ATGAGCCGCCAACTGACCCGTTTCCCCGGCGAGGAGCGCCTGGGCTTCAGCGGCTGCTCCGCGGTCCTTTCCGGCCTAAACGGCAGCAGCTCTGCCTCATTCCGGGCCGGGGTCAAGGGCTTGGCCTCCTTTGGCAGCAAGAGCCTCTTCTGCCTTGGGGGCAGCCGGCGCCTGGCTCTCAGCGCTGCGGCGGGGCGGGGAGGCGGCCGCCTGGGCGGCTTCGTGGGCACCGTCTTTGGCAGCGCCGGGCTGGGGCCCGCGTGTCCCTCCGTGTGCCCGCCCGGGGGCATCCCTCAGGTCACCGTCAACAAGAGCCTTCTTGCCCCGCTCAACGTGGAGCTGGACCCCGAGATCCAGAGGGTGCGCGCCCAGGAGCGGGAGCAGATCAAGGCGCTGAACAACAAGTTCGCCTCCTTCATCGACAAG GTGCGGTTCCTGGAGCAGCAGAATCAGGTGCTGGAGACCAAGTGGAACCTCCTACAGCAGCTGGACTTGAACAACTGCAGGAAGAACCTGGAGCCCATTTATGAGGGCTACATCAGCAACCTGCGGAAGCAGCTGGAGACGCTGTCTGGGGACAGGGTGAGGCTGGACTCGGAGCTGAGGAACATGCAGGATTTGGTGGAAGACTACAAGAAGAG GTATGAGGTGGAGATTAACAGACGCACAGCTGCTGAGAATGAGTTTGTGGTACTCAAGAAG GACGTGGATGCTGCTTACATGAACAAGGTTGAGCTCCAGGCCAAGGTGGACTCCTTGACAGATGAGATTAAATTCTTCAAGTGCCTTTATGAAGGG GAGATCGCTCAGATCCAGTCCCACATCAGCGACACATCCGTCATCCTGTCAATGGACAACAACCGGAACCTGGACCTGGACAGCATCATTGCCGAGGTCTGTGCTCAGTACGAGGAGATCGCCCTGAAGAGCAAGGCTGAGGCTGAGACCCTGTACCAGACCAAG ATCCAGGAGCTGCAGGTCACAGCAGGCCAGCATGGGGATGACCTCAAGCTTACCAAGGCTGAAATCTCTGAGCTCAACCGCCTGATCCAGAGGATCCGCTCAGAGATAGGGAATGTGAAGAAGCAG TGCGCCAATCTGGAGACGGCCATCGCTGACGCCGAGCAGCGAGGGGACTGCGCCCTGAAGGACGCCCGGGCCAAGCTGGATGAGCTGGAGGGCGCCCTGCACCAGGCCAAGGAGGAGCTGGCACGGATGCTGCGTGAGTACCAGGAGCTCATGAGCCTGAAGCTGGCCCTGGATGTGGAGATCGCCACCTACCGCAAGCTGCTGGAGGGCGAGGAGTGCAG gATGTCTGGCGAATATCCAAATTCTGTGAGCATCT CCGTCATCAGCAGCACCAGtgctggggcaggaggggctgGCTTCAGCATGGGCTTTGGCACCTCGAGCAGTTATAGCTACAAAACTGCAGCTGCAGACGTCAAGACCAAAGGCAGCTGTGGCAGCGAGCTCAAGGATCCCCTTGCCAAAACCTCGGGGAGCAGTTGTGCCACCAAAAAGTCCTCCAGATGA
- the KRT72 gene encoding keratin, type II cytoskeletal 72 isoform X2, with product MSRQLTRFPGEERLGFSGCSAVLSGLNGSSSASFRAGVKGLASFGSKSLFCLGGSRRLALSAAAGRGGGRLGGFVGTVFGSAGLGPACPSVCPPGGIPQVTVNKSLLAPLNVELDPEIQRVRAQEREQIKALNNKFASFIDKVRFLEQQNQVLETKWNLLQQLDLNNCRKNLEPIYEGYISNLRKQLETLSGDRVRLDSELRNMQDLVEDYKKRYEVEINRRTAAENEFVVLKKDVDAAYMNKVELQAKVDSLTDEIKFFKCLYEGEIAQIQSHISDTSVILSMDNNRNLDLDSIIAEVCAQYEEIALKSKAEAETLYQTKCANLETAIADAEQRGDCALKDARAKLDELEGALHQAKEELARMLREYQELMSLKLALDVEIATYRKLLEGEECRMSGEYPNSVSISVISSTSAGAGGAGFSMGFGTSSSYSYKTAAADVKTKGSCGSELKDPLAKTSGSSCATKKSSR from the exons ATGAGCCGCCAACTGACCCGTTTCCCCGGCGAGGAGCGCCTGGGCTTCAGCGGCTGCTCCGCGGTCCTTTCCGGCCTAAACGGCAGCAGCTCTGCCTCATTCCGGGCCGGGGTCAAGGGCTTGGCCTCCTTTGGCAGCAAGAGCCTCTTCTGCCTTGGGGGCAGCCGGCGCCTGGCTCTCAGCGCTGCGGCGGGGCGGGGAGGCGGCCGCCTGGGCGGCTTCGTGGGCACCGTCTTTGGCAGCGCCGGGCTGGGGCCCGCGTGTCCCTCCGTGTGCCCGCCCGGGGGCATCCCTCAGGTCACCGTCAACAAGAGCCTTCTTGCCCCGCTCAACGTGGAGCTGGACCCCGAGATCCAGAGGGTGCGCGCCCAGGAGCGGGAGCAGATCAAGGCGCTGAACAACAAGTTCGCCTCCTTCATCGACAAG GTGCGGTTCCTGGAGCAGCAGAATCAGGTGCTGGAGACCAAGTGGAACCTCCTACAGCAGCTGGACTTGAACAACTGCAGGAAGAACCTGGAGCCCATTTATGAGGGCTACATCAGCAACCTGCGGAAGCAGCTGGAGACGCTGTCTGGGGACAGGGTGAGGCTGGACTCGGAGCTGAGGAACATGCAGGATTTGGTGGAAGACTACAAGAAGAG GTATGAGGTGGAGATTAACAGACGCACAGCTGCTGAGAATGAGTTTGTGGTACTCAAGAAG GACGTGGATGCTGCTTACATGAACAAGGTTGAGCTCCAGGCCAAGGTGGACTCCTTGACAGATGAGATTAAATTCTTCAAGTGCCTTTATGAAGGG GAGATCGCTCAGATCCAGTCCCACATCAGCGACACATCCGTCATCCTGTCAATGGACAACAACCGGAACCTGGACCTGGACAGCATCATTGCCGAGGTCTGTGCTCAGTACGAGGAGATCGCCCTGAAGAGCAAGGCTGAGGCTGAGACCCTGTACCAGACCAAG TGCGCCAATCTGGAGACGGCCATCGCTGACGCCGAGCAGCGAGGGGACTGCGCCCTGAAGGACGCCCGGGCCAAGCTGGATGAGCTGGAGGGCGCCCTGCACCAGGCCAAGGAGGAGCTGGCACGGATGCTGCGTGAGTACCAGGAGCTCATGAGCCTGAAGCTGGCCCTGGATGTGGAGATCGCCACCTACCGCAAGCTGCTGGAGGGCGAGGAGTGCAG gATGTCTGGCGAATATCCAAATTCTGTGAGCATCT CCGTCATCAGCAGCACCAGtgctggggcaggaggggctgGCTTCAGCATGGGCTTTGGCACCTCGAGCAGTTATAGCTACAAAACTGCAGCTGCAGACGTCAAGACCAAAGGCAGCTGTGGCAGCGAGCTCAAGGATCCCCTTGCCAAAACCTCGGGGAGCAGTTGTGCCACCAAAAAGTCCTCCAGATGA
- the KRT73 gene encoding keratin, type II cytoskeletal 73, whose product MSRQFTYKSGAAAKGGFSGCSAVLSGGSSSSYQAGGKGLSGGFSSRSLYSLGGARSISFNVASGSGWAGGYGFGRGRASGFAGSMFGSVALGSVSPSVCPPGGIHQVTINKSLLAPLNVELDPEIQKVRAQEREQIKVLNNKFASFIDKVRFLEQQNQVLETKWELLQQLDLNNCKNNLEPILEGYISNLRKQLETLCGDRVRLDSELRSVREVVEDYKKRYEEEINKRTTAENEFVVLKKDVDAAYMSKVELQAKVDALDGEIKFFKCLYEGEIAQIQSHISDTSIILSMDNNRNLDLDSIIAEVRAQYEEIARKSKAEAEALYQTKFQELQLAAGQHGDDLKHTKNEISELTRLIQRLRSEIESVKKQCANLETAIADTEQRGDCALKDARAKLDELEGALQQAKEELARMLREYQELLSVKLSLDIEIATYRKLLEGEECRMSGEYTNSVSISVINSSMAGTAGAGAGFGFSNAGTYGYWPSSVSGGYSMLPGGCVTGSGNCSPRGEARTRLGSASEFKDSQGKTLALSSPTKKTMR is encoded by the exons ATGAGCCGCCAATTCACCTACAAGTCGGGAGCTGCTGCCAAGGGGGGCTTCAGCGGCTGCTCAGCTGTGCTCTCAGGGGGCAGCTCATCCTCCTACCAAGCAGGGGGCAAAGGGCTCAGTGGGGGCTTCAGCAGTCGGAGCCTTTACAGCCTGGGGGGTGCCCGGAGCATCTCTTTCAATGTGGCCAGTGGCAGTGGGTGGGCAGGAGGCTATGGATTTGGCCGGGGCCGGGCCAGTGGCTTTGCCGGCAGCATGTTTGGCAGTGTGGCCTTGGGGTCCGTGAGTCCGTCCGTGTGCCCACCCGGGGGTATCCATCAGGTCACCATCAACAAGAGCCTCCTGGCACCCCTCAACGTGGAACTGGACCCTGAAATCCAGAAAGTGCGTGCCCAGGAGCGGGAGCAGATCAAGGTGCTGAACAACAAGTTTGCCTCCTTCATCGACAAG GTGCGGTTCCTGGAGCAGCAGAACCAGGTGCTGGAGACCAAGTGGGAGCTGCTGCAGCAGCTGGACCTGAACAACTGCAAGAACAACCTGGAGCCCATTCTCGAGGGCTACATCAGCAACCTGCGGAAACAGCTGGAGACGCTGTGCGGGGACAGGGTGAGGCTGGACTCAGAGCTGAGGAGCGTGCGCGAAGTGGTAGAGGACTACAAGAAGAG gtatgaagaagaaataaacaagcgCACAACTGCTGAGAATGAATTTGTGGTGCTTAAGAAG GACGTGGATGCAGCCTACATGAGCAAAGTGGAGCTGCAGGCCAAGGTGGACGCCCTGGATGGAGAAATCAAGTTCTTCAAGTGCCTGTATGAGGGG GAGATCGCTCAGATCCAGTCCCACATCAGCGACACATCCATCATCCTGTCCATGGACAACAACAGGAACCTGGACCTGGACAGCATCATTGCTGAGGTCCGTGCCCAGTACGAGGAGATCGCCCGGAAGAGCAAGGCCGAGGCCGAGGCCCTGTACCAGACCAAG TTCCAGGAGCTGCAGCTAGCAGCCGGCCAGCATGGGGATGACCTGAAACACACCAAAAATGAGATCTCAGAGCTGACCCGTCTCATCCAAAGGCTGCGCTCAGAGATTGAGAGTGTGAAGAAGCAG TGTGCCAACCTGGAGACGGCCATCGCTGACACCGAGCAGCGGGGGGACTGTGCCCTCAAGGACGCCAGAGCCAAGCTGGATGAGCTGGAGGGCGCCCTGCAGCAAGCCAAGGAGGAGCTGGCACGGATGCTGCGCGAGTACCAAGAGCTTTTGAGCGTGAAGCTGTCCCTGGATATCGAGATCGCCACCTACCGCAAGCTGCTGGAGGGCGAGGAGTGCAG GATGTCTGGAGAATACACCAACTCCGTGAGCATTT CGGTCATCAACAGCTCCATGGCCGGAACAGCAGGCGCCGGGGCTGGTTTTGGATTCAGCAATGCTGGCACCTATGGCTACTGGCCCAGCTCTGTCAGCGGGGGCTACAGCATGCTGCCTGGGGGCTGTGTCACTGGCAGTGGGAACTGCAGCCCCCGTGGGGAAGCCAGGACCAGGCTGGGGAGTGCAAGTGAATTCAAGGACTCCCAGGGAAAGACCTTAGCTCTAAGCTCACCCACCAAGAAAACCATGAGATAA